A region from the Nitrospinota bacterium genome encodes:
- the sufD gene encoding Fe-S cluster assembly protein SufD encodes MTTTLAESKDQAESALLDQHKKFLSETKPLQAFLPINESAIKRFELLKFPHRKHEMYTFVNTKELVSTSCSLVSVGSVSADIIKRHIYPGCENSHLVIVDGAYKENLSDCSAISSSINIIPLAEALSEPELKNYLADTVEEENDVFACINSAFLSQGLLIDLPKKAQVPAPLQILYVSSGSPAQPVTSHPRVIVRLGAMAELKLIVKYVGVQGNYFVNSVQDFLIGEDAGMTFTQVQEDATDAWHCSKTRVALERNSRFFASNASYGSKLTRHHYDVRLKNEGAELRLNGVSVLTGEEQVHNFIRIHHEAPHCTSSQKFKNIINDKGRSSFDGTVIVNQGAQLTNADQLINNLMLSDNAHADNKPNLMIFADDVKCAHGATIGQIDEDQMFYLKTRGLSQKVAKELLTRSFAQSIIQTIEFPAVVKDLENNFLKKLEA; translated from the coding sequence ATGACCACGACCCTTGCCGAATCCAAAGATCAGGCTGAATCGGCTCTTCTGGACCAGCACAAAAAATTCTTAAGCGAAACCAAACCCCTGCAAGCTTTTTTGCCCATCAATGAATCCGCTATAAAGCGCTTTGAGCTCCTCAAGTTTCCGCACCGAAAACACGAAATGTACACTTTCGTGAATACGAAAGAGCTGGTTTCTACTTCGTGTTCCTTGGTATCGGTCGGTTCCGTTTCTGCGGATATTATCAAGCGACATATTTATCCGGGATGTGAAAACAGCCATCTCGTCATCGTTGACGGCGCTTACAAGGAAAATCTTTCCGATTGCTCGGCGATCAGTTCTTCAATAAATATCATTCCGCTTGCTGAAGCGTTGTCCGAGCCAGAATTGAAAAACTATTTGGCGGATACGGTTGAAGAAGAGAATGACGTCTTCGCCTGTATCAACAGCGCTTTTTTGTCTCAGGGACTGTTGATCGACCTTCCTAAAAAAGCGCAAGTTCCAGCCCCCCTGCAAATTTTATATGTTTCTTCCGGTTCCCCTGCACAGCCCGTCACGTCTCATCCGCGTGTCATTGTCCGACTGGGGGCGATGGCGGAATTGAAGTTGATCGTTAAATACGTTGGCGTACAGGGAAATTATTTCGTCAACAGCGTTCAGGATTTTTTGATAGGCGAAGACGCGGGCATGACTTTTACCCAAGTCCAGGAAGATGCGACCGATGCCTGGCACTGTTCAAAGACCCGGGTGGCTCTCGAGCGCAACAGCCGCTTTTTTGCCAGCAACGCTTCCTACGGGAGCAAACTGACTCGTCATCATTATGATGTTCGTCTCAAGAACGAGGGAGCGGAATTGCGGTTGAACGGTGTGAGTGTTTTAACCGGTGAAGAGCAGGTTCACAATTTTATCCGCATCCACCATGAAGCGCCGCATTGCACCAGCAGTCAGAAATTTAAAAACATCATCAATGACAAAGGCCGGTCCAGTTTCGATGGAACCGTCATTGTCAATCAAGGGGCGCAGTTGACGAATGCGGATCAGCTCATCAATAATCTGATGCTTTCCGACAACGCCCATGCGGACAATAAACCCAATCTTATGATATTTGCCGATGACGTCAAATGCGCGCATGGAGCGACGATTGGGCAGATCGATGAAGATCAGATGTTTTATTTAAAAACCCGAGGGCTTTCGCAAAAGGTGGCCAAGGAACTTTTGACTCGAAGTTTTGCCCAGAGCATCATTCAGACCATCGAGTTTCCCGCTGTTGTGAAAGATCTTGAAAATAATTTTTTGAAAAAACTGGAGGCCTGA
- a CDS encoding cysteine desulfurase produces MRDSVLADKPSIDVEKIRKEFPILSQKINGKPLIYLDNGATTHKPQCVIERVRKFDSEEYGTVRRGSYKLSENATRLYEEARQKVADFFGTPDRKEIVFTSGTTQAINLVAYSFGRKFVQAGDEIIISNIEHHANIVPWQVLCEEKGATLRVIPVSDNGELVMSEYEKLLNKKTRLVAVNHVSNALGTINPVKEIIEKAHAVGAKVLIDGAQSSPHMTIDVKDLDCDFYTFSGHKMYAPSGVGGLYGKMELWESMGPYVTGGDMILQVTLEKTTYARPPARFEAGTPPITQVVGLGTAIDFITGIGMENIFEYEKSLLDYGTRLLQEIDGLTIIGNAREKASIISFVLDAAHPHDVGTMLDQDGIAVRGGHHCAQPTMIRFGVPATTRASMSFYNKFEELDALAESIQKVIKLFS; encoded by the coding sequence ATGCGGGATTCTGTTTTGGCAGACAAACCCTCCATTGATGTTGAAAAGATACGGAAAGAGTTTCCGATTTTATCTCAAAAGATCAATGGCAAACCGCTTATCTATCTCGACAACGGCGCCACCACGCACAAACCTCAATGTGTGATCGAGCGGGTGCGAAAATTCGATTCTGAAGAATATGGAACCGTGCGCCGGGGCTCCTATAAATTGAGTGAAAACGCGACCCGGCTTTATGAAGAGGCCCGGCAAAAAGTAGCCGATTTTTTTGGCACACCCGATCGCAAGGAGATCGTTTTCACCAGCGGAACCACTCAGGCGATCAATCTGGTGGCTTATAGTTTTGGCAGAAAATTTGTCCAGGCCGGCGACGAGATCATCATATCCAATATCGAACACCACGCCAACATTGTTCCCTGGCAGGTGTTGTGCGAGGAAAAAGGGGCGACGCTCAGGGTCATTCCCGTCAGCGACAACGGCGAACTGGTAATGAGCGAGTATGAGAAACTATTGAACAAGAAAACCAGACTGGTGGCGGTGAACCACGTTTCCAACGCCCTGGGAACGATCAACCCGGTCAAGGAAATCATCGAAAAAGCGCATGCGGTGGGAGCCAAAGTCCTCATTGACGGGGCGCAAAGTTCTCCGCATATGACGATCGATGTGAAAGATCTGGACTGCGATTTCTACACCTTCTCCGGGCACAAGATGTATGCTCCGAGCGGCGTCGGCGGGTTGTACGGAAAAATGGAACTGTGGGAATCGATGGGGCCCTATGTGACCGGCGGCGATATGATCCTGCAAGTCACTTTGGAGAAGACCACGTATGCCAGGCCGCCCGCCAGGTTTGAAGCCGGGACGCCGCCCATCACTCAGGTTGTTGGTCTCGGAACCGCCATTGATTTCATTACCGGAATCGGCATGGAAAATATTTTTGAATACGAAAAAAGCCTGCTGGATTACGGGACCCGTTTGCTACAGGAAATCGACGGATTGACGATCATCGGCAACGCCCGCGAGAAGGCGAGTATCATTTCCTTTGTTCTGGATGCCGCTCATCCGCACGATGTGGGAACCATGCTCGATCAGGATGGCATTGCGGTCCGGGGCGGGCACCATTGCGCCCAGCCGACCATGATCCGCTTTGGCGTGCCGGCGACGACGCGGGCTTCCATGTCGTTTTACAACAAATTCGAAGAACTGGACGCATTGGCGGAAAGTATTCAAAAAGTCATCAAATTGTTTTCGTGA
- a CDS encoding SUF system NifU family Fe-S cluster assembly protein: MSYDNELYQQVILDHNRKPRNFHELENATHSCHGVNPLCGDDMTVYLDVDEEHGVLRDISFMGTGCAISKASSSLMTAYLKGKSLEEVRVIFQEFHKMVLGEMDPEKQEHHLGKLKLFRGIREYPSRTKCASLAWHTMIGALDKKSEGISTE; encoded by the coding sequence ATGTCGTACGACAACGAGTTATACCAGCAGGTCATTCTGGACCACAATCGCAAACCCAGAAATTTTCATGAACTTGAAAATGCGACGCATAGCTGCCACGGGGTGAACCCCTTATGCGGCGATGATATGACCGTTTACCTGGATGTGGATGAAGAACATGGCGTGTTGCGGGATATCAGCTTCATGGGAACCGGATGTGCCATCTCCAAAGCCAGTTCATCATTAATGACTGCTTATCTGAAGGGGAAATCCCTGGAGGAGGTTCGGGTCATTTTCCAGGAGTTTCATAAAATGGTGTTAGGGGAAATGGACCCGGAAAAGCAAGAACATCATCTTGGTAAATTAAAGCTGTTCCGGGGAATCCGCGAATACCCTTCCAGAACCAAATGCGCGAGCCTGGCATGGCACACGATGATCGGCGCCCTGGATAAAAAGTCCGAAGGCATCAGCACGGAATAA
- the amrS gene encoding AmmeMemoRadiSam system radical SAM enzyme: protein MATKTVQNELDRSTRPGELVQKLPGGVLICTACGHLCKLRPGQRGICKVRFNEAGVLRVPFNYAAGVHNDPIEKKPFFHVLPGSSAMSFGMLGCDFHCSYCQNWFTSQALRDDASTLNFSSITAAEICDLAEQRGSKSVISTYNEPLITSEWAVEVFRAAKERGLRTGYVSNGHGTPEVLEYLQPWLDLFKIDLKSFSAKNYRRLGGNLDAALETIRQVHAMGFWTEIVTLVVPDYNDSDEELTQMAEFIAGVSVDIPWHVTGFYPTYKMTDRESTPAATLLRARQRGIEAGLKFVYSGNRTGQVENTESTFCPKCSEVVIERWGFQVVANRLVSGDCPKCLEPIPGKW from the coding sequence ATGGCCACCAAAACCGTTCAAAACGAACTTGACAGATCGACTCGTCCGGGGGAGCTGGTACAAAAACTTCCCGGTGGTGTTTTGATCTGCACTGCCTGCGGCCACTTGTGTAAATTACGTCCCGGTCAGAGAGGCATCTGCAAAGTTCGGTTCAATGAAGCAGGTGTCCTCCGCGTTCCCTTTAATTACGCGGCGGGGGTGCATAACGACCCCATCGAGAAAAAACCGTTTTTCCACGTTCTTCCCGGCAGTTCGGCCATGAGTTTCGGAATGCTGGGATGCGATTTTCACTGTTCTTATTGTCAGAACTGGTTCACTTCGCAAGCTCTGAGGGACGATGCCTCGACTCTGAATTTTTCCTCAATCACTGCCGCCGAAATCTGTGATCTGGCGGAACAGCGGGGTTCCAAAAGCGTCATTTCCACCTACAACGAACCGTTGATCACCAGCGAATGGGCGGTCGAGGTGTTCCGCGCGGCCAAAGAGCGCGGTTTGCGAACAGGCTACGTTTCCAACGGGCATGGAACGCCGGAAGTTCTGGAGTATCTGCAACCCTGGCTTGATCTGTTCAAAATCGACCTGAAATCCTTTTCCGCTAAAAACTACCGGCGCTTGGGCGGCAATCTGGATGCAGCTCTGGAAACCATCCGCCAGGTTCATGCGATGGGTTTCTGGACGGAAATCGTGACTCTGGTTGTTCCCGACTATAACGATTCGGATGAAGAGTTGACCCAAATGGCCGAATTCATTGCAGGGGTATCGGTGGATATTCCCTGGCATGTGACGGGGTTTTATCCGACTTATAAGATGACCGACCGGGAATCGACTCCGGCGGCAACCCTGCTCAGGGCGAGACAACGTGGCATAGAAGCCGGCCTGAAGTTTGTTTATTCCGGCAACCGCACCGGTCAGGTGGAAAACACAGAGAGTACCTTTTGCCCGAAATGTAGCGAAGTGGTCATCGAGCGGTGGGGGTTTCAGGTTGTTGCCAATCGGCTGGTATCTGGAGATTGCCCAAAATGTCTTGAACCAATTCCTGGGAAATGGTAG